The segment TCGATCTCGAAATCCCACTCGTCGTAGACATAGCGCAAGTCCGCCGTGGTCAGTGGGCGACGCTGCCGTGCCGCCCGGTCTTTCTCGGATTCCGAGGAGGCTTTTCCGCCCCTACCCAACTCTGCGCCAGTAATGAACCCCATGCCTTCTTCGGCGGCGTTCTCCAGGTCATCGGCAAAGAAACCAGATGTGGGAGCGACAGGAGCCGCCTCCAAGCGGAAAAAACGGGCATACAGCCTCGTGGCCAGTAGCAAGGAATCGTCCGCCGTTCCGGTGTCGCCTAAGGTCGTCCAAGTCGCAGAAGCGACATGCGCTAACGCACCGGCAATGATGGGCGACTGCAAACTAGGCAGCGCGTCCGCCCAGGCCAAGTCAGCATGCAGCCCCGGGTAGATCTCCGCTATCCGGGCAGCCACCCGCTTGCCATCGATGGCCAAGAACAAGTCCTGGATCAGGTCGGGACGCGGGAAAAGCCGAAAATACATAGGGAGATCGTCGGGCGGACTCGCTACGACTGCGGTGCATGTCGACACCAACGGTGCCAGCGACGCCCACAGGCGGGAGGGCGCGCACGCATAGGTGCCGAACTCCACGCGGCCAATCTGATGCGCCACCAGCACACGATACAGGCGAAAGTTCTCTTCGTAGGTCGGAAAGCGAGCGATACAAAACGGCAGGAGCAGCATCTCGCCAGCATCTTCCGCCAGCGGCGGGGGGAACACCAACTGCTCGGTCTCCAAGAAACCGCGCGCCTCGCCGCTGAGCATGTGCAGATATTTCAGCAGCACCCCCTGCACATCGCTGAGGTAGACGTGAGGGAACGCGCCGCGCAGGGTTAAGATGCTGGTGCGCGATTTGAGCGCAAAAAACGCCGCGCCCGCGCCCGCACCGCGACGGGCAATCTCTTCACCGGTGTCGATCCACGCCAGCGTGCGCTCCTCGCCAACCTCATCGAACACCCGGTCCAGCGAGCGCAACAACGGCACCACCACGGCAGGAAAGCGCTGGGCAAGTGCGGCGACCCGCTCCAGCACCACGGCGCGACTCTCCAGCGGCAATTTGCTAAGGATTGGCCCCAGTAACGGCAGCAGCGCAGACACAGCCCGGGCATCGAGCATCGCCGCTGCTTGCACGCTGTGTAAAAGCGGATTGCGGAGCACGATCGGCAGCGCGGTCAGCATCTTCGTCAGATGGAGTTGATCAGTCGGCGTCAAGTAATAGGCAATGTCTTTGGGAAGAGAGAACGACATGAGTGTGTCACAGCCTCGCCAGCTTCCTTTACAAAAAGCCGGCGCGGCAGGCAAGGGCAAGGGGGAAAGGCAGAATGATGAAAGGCCGAAGGATGAAGGATGGACGGGGCGTGTGGCGTCGTAGGCCGGGATAAGGCCATAGGCCGTTCCCGGCATCCCTTCTGACCGATCCCGGAAAGCGAAGTCTATTCGTAATCCAAGTCAGAGAGCGTTTTCGGTTCTGCGGCTCCCCAGCCCTCTTCATACCAACCCATTCTGAGAGGCTATCCGGGAACTCGAGTTGGCGAAAGTTGGGAATTATTGGAGAGTTGGCGTACAACCTGGACGAGAGGAGTACGCGAAGATGGCGAAGCAGGGACAAGCACGGAAGCGGTATCTGTCGGATCTGACCGACGAGCAATGGGGGATTTTGCAGCCGCTGGTGCCCCCACCCCGCACCCAACACGGCGGTGCCCCGCGCCAAGTGGACCTGCGTGCCGTGCTCGACACGTTGCTCTA is part of the Deltaproteobacteria bacterium genome and harbors:
- a CDS encoding VWA domain-containing protein, whose amino-acid sequence is MSFSLPKDIAYYLTPTDQLHLTKMLTALPIVLRNPLLHSVQAAAMLDARAVSALLPLLGPILSKLPLESRAVVLERVAALAQRFPAVVVPLLRSLDRVFDEVGEERTLAWIDTGEEIARRGAGAGAAFFALKSRTSILTLRGAFPHVYLSDVQGVLLKYLHMLSGEARGFLETEQLVFPPPLAEDAGEMLLLPFCIARFPTYEENFRLYRVLVAHQIGRVEFGTYACAPSRLWASLAPLVSTCTAVVASPPDDLPMYFRLFPRPDLIQDLFLAIDGKRVAARIAEIYPGLHADLAWADALPSLQSPIIAGALAHVASATWTTLGDTGTADDSLLLATRLYARFFRLEAAPVAPTSGFFADDLENAAEEGMGFITGAELGRGGKASSESEKDRAARQRRPLTTADLRYVYDEWDFEIEDYRPHWCEVREVPLLGDGGAFFAKTLTTYADLIPSLKQEFQKLRPRMPQHVKGLEDGEEIDLNAVVAAHVERRSGRSPSLKLYTARQLVERDVAVLLLLDLSASTAVRLPADAAASSAARAEDTPRVIDLIKEAVTLLAVSLEEIGDAYAIYGFSSGGRHDVEVYPVKTFKESLLSEPYSRIGGVTPRGSTRMGAAVRHATRRLKGVSSRTRLLVVLSDGYPEDEDYGKPVVPPMYGLRDTLTALREAERSGITSFFLTIDKGGHDYLREMCPSSRYLVIEDVRTLPTELPKIYQRHIWSQWT
- a CDS encoding transposase, which codes for MAKQGQARKRYLSDLTDEQWGILQPLVPPPRTQHGGAPRQVDLRAVLDTLL